Proteins encoded in a region of the Armatimonadota bacterium genome:
- a CDS encoding TlpA family protein disulfide reductase encodes MGTPKILFAALTAAVIATGALFLVPDRRHERSMTFRAQKEHPVTPAMTEAADALSKTVAPDFRLEGLDGKPWTLSQASAGKPLLIFFVEKECPCCLGAKPFLDRVYRRYRDVLSAVAVINADRETASLWSKTVGGDMRVLCDPTMTVIRDYSAERGVYSTLVDKDGRIAAAYPGYSKSMLIELGSLVAKLGGVPERELDTRPAPEKLTSGCSFPLD; translated from the coding sequence ATGGGCACGCCCAAAATCCTCTTCGCCGCCTTGACCGCCGCCGTGATCGCGACCGGAGCGTTATTCCTTGTCCCAGACCGGCGGCACGAACGGTCCATGACCTTCCGCGCCCAGAAGGAACATCCGGTCACGCCTGCCATGACCGAGGCCGCCGACGCGCTCTCGAAAACGGTCGCCCCTGACTTTCGTCTCGAAGGCTTGGACGGCAAGCCGTGGACGCTGTCCCAAGCGTCCGCCGGCAAGCCACTCCTGATCTTCTTCGTGGAGAAGGAGTGTCCGTGCTGCCTCGGCGCCAAGCCGTTCTTGGACAGGGTCTACCGGCGCTACCGTGACGTGCTTTCGGCCGTCGCAGTGATCAACGCCGACCGGGAGACCGCCTCCCTTTGGTCCAAGACCGTCGGTGGCGACATGCGCGTCCTCTGTGACCCGACGATGACGGTCATACGGGATTACTCGGCCGAACGGGGCGTCTACTCCACGCTCGTCGACAAAGACGGCCGGATCGCGGCCGCCTATCCCGGCTATTCCAAATCCATGTTGATCGAACTCGGCTCCCTCGTCGCAAAACTGGGCGGCGTGCCGGAGCGCGAACTCGACACCCGACCGGCACCGGAAAAACTGACTTCCGGCTGCAGCTTCCCACTCGACTAA
- a CDS encoding transporter: MIRKLVLVSALAAPLSAHACSVCIAHSLGAAIHGFGAQTLHGRHGVVGITYLTFSKSNAAHHDEEEEGPAHEAREFETFQQTSIEASYGLNSSVMATVSVPFVHKSIRMDDGPTEKASGMGDIVLGLTIQLPVVEKNKVVTAFEFDLKLPSGQNDKRDSEGARLEDHLQPGSGTTDVAFGLLFSMEDETRPGNIWFGGVKYRANQENKFGFKYGNVLFYNLGYAMQVTGKGTLSAELVGRFAGKDRENGLDDEDSGGHLNYAALSYNHKLSDKTALTASVQVPFMKGLYGDQTERAVFFVSVSGRF; this comes from the coding sequence ATGATCAGAAAACTTGTCCTCGTTTCAGCGCTGGCAGCACCCCTGTCCGCCCACGCCTGTTCGGTGTGCATCGCCCATTCGCTCGGAGCCGCGATCCACGGTTTCGGCGCCCAGACCCTTCACGGACGGCACGGTGTCGTCGGTATCACCTATCTCACGTTCTCGAAGTCGAACGCCGCCCATCACGACGAAGAGGAGGAGGGCCCCGCTCATGAGGCCCGCGAATTCGAGACGTTCCAGCAGACGAGCATCGAGGCGTCTTACGGCCTGAACAGTTCGGTCATGGCGACGGTCAGTGTGCCTTTTGTCCATAAGTCGATCCGCATGGACGACGGGCCGACGGAGAAGGCGTCCGGGATGGGCGACATCGTCCTCGGACTGACGATCCAGCTCCCAGTCGTCGAGAAGAACAAGGTCGTCACCGCGTTCGAATTCGACCTAAAACTCCCGTCGGGCCAGAACGACAAGAGGGATTCCGAAGGCGCACGGCTCGAAGACCATCTCCAGCCAGGGTCCGGCACGACCGACGTCGCGTTCGGACTCCTCTTCTCGATGGAAGACGAGACCCGGCCCGGCAACATTTGGTTCGGCGGCGTGAAATACCGTGCGAACCAGGAGAACAAGTTCGGATTCAAGTACGGGAACGTCCTGTTCTACAACCTGGGCTACGCCATGCAGGTCACGGGGAAGGGAACGCTTTCGGCCGAACTCGTCGGTCGGTTCGCCGGAAAGGACCGGGAAAACGGCCTCGACGACGAGGACTCGGGCGGACACTTGAACTACGCTGCCTTGAGCTACAACCATAAGCTCTCGGACAAGACGGCATTGACCGCGTCCGTCCAGGTGCCCTTCATGAAGGGCCTCTATGGAGACCAGACCGAACGGGCCGTGTTCTTCGTTTCTGTTTCGGGGAGGTTCTGA